A region of Micromonospora sp. WMMD882 DNA encodes the following proteins:
- a CDS encoding DUF4192 domain-containing protein: MNSTEQPRISVRSPADLIAAVPYLLGFHPADSLVVLALRGRRIVFAARADLPPSGADAGPVARHLTAVIRRQSAEAATIIGYGPAARVTAAVDALRHAVGETSITVVDALRVGDGRYWSYVCADPGCCPPEGTPYDAAASQVTATAVFAGQVALPDRAALTARVAPVTGPAREAMRAATAQARARLGELLRSVPPEELSSARAVTRPAGAAHRAALEQTRRGERLSDQAVAWLGVLLTFLPARDDVWERTEGDDAHVDLWTDVFRRSEPELVAAPGSLLAFAAFRAGQGALAAVALERVLARQPDYSMALLLDDLLRQAVPPSRFTDWPTLNDKRATLPRRARRHRPR, encoded by the coding sequence ATGAACTCGACCGAACAGCCCCGGATCTCCGTCCGCTCACCGGCCGACCTCATCGCCGCCGTCCCGTACCTGCTCGGCTTCCACCCCGCCGACAGCCTGGTGGTGCTGGCCCTCCGGGGCCGACGGATCGTCTTCGCCGCCCGCGCCGACCTGCCGCCGTCGGGCGCCGACGCCGGGCCCGTCGCCCGCCACCTCACCGCCGTCATCCGCCGGCAGAGCGCCGAGGCGGCCACGATCATCGGGTACGGTCCGGCGGCCCGGGTGACGGCCGCGGTGGACGCCCTCCGGCATGCGGTGGGCGAGACCAGCATCACCGTGGTGGACGCGCTGCGGGTCGGCGACGGCCGTTACTGGTCGTACGTGTGCGCCGATCCCGGGTGCTGCCCGCCCGAGGGCACCCCGTACGACGCAGCGGCCAGCCAGGTCACCGCCACCGCTGTCTTCGCCGGGCAGGTCGCCCTGCCCGATCGCGCGGCGCTCACCGCGCGGGTGGCCCCGGTGACCGGCCCGGCCCGGGAGGCGATGCGGGCGGCGACCGCCCAGGCCCGGGCCCGCCTCGGTGAGCTGCTGCGGTCCGTCCCGCCCGAGGAGCTGAGCTCGGCGCGGGCGGTCACCCGCCCGGCCGGCGCGGCGCACCGGGCGGCGCTGGAGCAGACCCGGCGCGGGGAGCGGCTGAGCGACCAGGCCGTCGCCTGGCTGGGCGTGCTGCTGACCTTCCTGCCCGCCCGGGACGACGTGTGGGAACGCACCGAGGGCGACGACGCGCACGTCGACCTCTGGACGGACGTGTTCCGCCGCAGCGAGCCGGAGCTCGTCGCCGCGCCCGGCAGCCTGCTCGCCTTCGCCGCCTTCCGGGCGGGGCAGGGGGCGCTGGCAGCGGTGGCCCTCGAGCGCGTGCTCGCCCGGCAGCCCGACTACTCGATGGCCCTGCTCCTGGACGACCTGCTCCGTCAGGCGGTGCCGCCGTCCCGCTTCACCGACTGGCCCACCCTGAACGACAAGCGCGCCACCCTGCCCCGCCGGGCCCGCCGCCACCGCCCCCGCTGA
- a CDS encoding NTP transferase domain-containing protein: MTGFAAVVLTGGAARRLGGVDKTGLTVGGRPMRDRVLAAVADAAPRIVVGPDVVGVPPDVRTTRETPAGGGPAAAIAAGLALLPTTRASTGPAGPSAASSAAAGPAQPSGPAVAAAGPARPSDPAADTVALLAGDLPLLTRDAVAELRRALAADPSVDGVCFLDADGRRQQLCGVWRVPPLRAAVDRLAAERGGTLAGASVRALLAGLGVGELRWSGRGAPPWFDCDTDEDVRRAEEWTR, from the coding sequence GTGACCGGGTTCGCGGCGGTGGTGCTGACCGGCGGCGCGGCCCGCCGGCTGGGCGGGGTGGACAAGACGGGCCTGACCGTCGGAGGTCGCCCGATGCGGGACCGGGTGCTGGCCGCGGTGGCCGACGCGGCCCCCCGGATCGTGGTCGGCCCGGACGTCGTCGGCGTCCCGCCCGACGTCCGGACGACCCGGGAGACGCCCGCCGGTGGCGGCCCGGCCGCAGCGATCGCCGCCGGCCTGGCCCTGCTCCCCACAACCCGGGCCAGCACCGGCCCGGCCGGACCATCCGCTGCCAGCTCCGCCGCCGCCGGCCCGGCCCAACCGTCCGGGCCGGCTGTCGCCGCCGCCGGCCCGGCCCGGCCGTCCGACCCGGCTGCCGACACCGTCGCGCTGCTGGCCGGCGACCTGCCGTTGCTCACCCGGGACGCGGTGGCCGAGCTGCGTCGGGCGCTCGCCGCCGACCCGTCCGTGGACGGGGTCTGCTTTCTCGACGCCGACGGGCGACGGCAGCAGCTCTGCGGGGTGTGGCGGGTGCCGCCGCTGCGGGCGGCCGTCGACCGGCTCGCCGCCGAGCGGGGCGGGACGCTGGCCGGGGCGTCCGTCCGGGCACTGCTGGCCGGACTTGGGGTGGGCGAACTGCGCTGGTCCGGTAGGGGTGCGCCGCCCTGGTTCGACTGTGACACTGACGAGGACGTACGCCGGGCGGAGGAGTGGACGCGATGA
- the moaA gene encoding GTP 3',8-cyclase MoaA, whose translation MSAAPPHPGVLDDRYGRVARDLRVSLTDKCNLRCSYCMPAEGLPWLAGPDLLTDDEIVRLVGVAVRRLGVTEVRFTGGEPLIRPGLTRIVAAVAALEPRPRISLTTNGIGLDRVAPALAAAGLDRVNVSLDTLDPDRFARLTRRPRLPDVLAGLAGALAAGLAPVKVNSVLMRGINDDEAPALLRFALAHGYELRFIEQMPLDAQHGWDRAAMVTADEILTALGDAFALVPDPAHRGAAPAETWLVDGGPARVGVIASVTRPFCGDCDRTRLTADGQIRNCLFATEESDLRGALRGGADDAELARRWQQATRGKRAGHGIDDPTFLRPARPMSAIGG comes from the coding sequence ATGAGCGCAGCGCCACCGCACCCCGGGGTCCTCGACGACCGGTACGGGCGCGTCGCCCGGGACCTGCGTGTCTCGTTGACCGACAAGTGCAACCTGCGCTGCTCCTACTGCATGCCGGCCGAGGGGCTGCCCTGGCTGGCCGGCCCCGACCTGCTCACCGACGACGAGATCGTCCGGCTGGTCGGGGTGGCGGTCCGGCGGCTCGGGGTGACCGAGGTGCGCTTCACCGGCGGCGAGCCGCTGATCCGTCCCGGCCTGACCCGGATCGTGGCCGCCGTGGCGGCGCTGGAGCCCCGGCCACGCATCTCGCTGACCACCAACGGCATCGGGTTGGACCGGGTCGCCCCCGCCCTGGCCGCCGCCGGTCTGGACCGGGTGAACGTGTCCCTGGACACCCTGGACCCCGACCGGTTCGCCCGGTTGACCCGCCGGCCGCGCCTGCCCGACGTGCTGGCCGGCCTGGCCGGGGCGCTGGCCGCCGGCCTCGCTCCCGTCAAGGTCAACTCGGTGCTGATGCGCGGGATCAACGACGACGAGGCCCCCGCGCTGCTCCGCTTCGCCCTGGCGCACGGCTACGAGCTGCGGTTCATCGAGCAGATGCCGCTGGACGCCCAGCACGGCTGGGACCGCGCCGCCATGGTCACCGCCGACGAGATCCTGACCGCGCTCGGCGACGCGTTCGCGCTCGTACCCGATCCGGCCCACCGGGGGGCCGCGCCCGCCGAGACCTGGCTGGTCGACGGCGGTCCGGCCCGGGTCGGCGTGATCGCCAGCGTCACCCGGCCGTTCTGCGGCGACTGCGACCGGACCCGGCTCACCGCCGACGGGCAGATCCGCAACTGCCTCTTCGCCACCGAGGAGTCGGACCTGCGGGGGGCGTTGCGCGGCGGGGCCGACGACGCCGAGCTGGCCCGGCGCTGGCAGCAGGCCACCCGGGGCAAGCGGGCCGGGCACGGCATCGACGATCCGACGTTCCTGCGGCCGGCCCGGCCGATGTCCGCGATCGGGGGCTGA
- a CDS encoding helix-turn-helix transcriptional regulator, with amino-acid sequence MGDVPSPLADFIVGEIRRARGAGGMTQETFGRGAGFSASHVSAVESGARALTMDFIKGADRAFGNGGLFERMVTKLGAPSWFLPWLDAERAATQLRYFEPNLVPGILQTENYARAVLRLDPRRTEDEVGRRATGRLERQTILAREAPPQLIVVLDEGAIRRVGHGAEKLMVDQLFHLVTCAERPNISIHVVPADVGVHAGLSGPLSLAHLADGSWVGHLENQLGGDVVCRTADLDTLFERWESIRNEALSRRQSLELIKEVVNQWT; translated from the coding sequence ATGGGCGACGTACCGAGTCCGCTCGCCGACTTCATCGTTGGCGAGATCCGCCGGGCCAGGGGCGCGGGCGGCATGACGCAGGAGACGTTCGGCCGTGGAGCCGGGTTCAGCGCGTCGCACGTGAGCGCGGTGGAGAGCGGCGCCCGGGCGTTGACCATGGACTTCATCAAGGGCGCGGACCGCGCGTTCGGCAACGGCGGCCTCTTCGAACGCATGGTGACGAAACTCGGCGCTCCGTCGTGGTTCCTTCCCTGGCTGGACGCCGAACGCGCCGCGACCCAGCTCCGCTATTTCGAACCCAACCTCGTCCCCGGCATCCTGCAAACCGAGAACTACGCCCGTGCCGTGCTCCGGCTCGACCCCCGCCGCACCGAGGACGAGGTGGGCCGTCGGGCCACGGGACGACTAGAACGGCAGACCATCCTGGCTCGTGAAGCGCCTCCGCAACTGATCGTCGTGCTCGACGAAGGGGCCATCCGCCGAGTGGGTCACGGTGCCGAGAAACTGATGGTGGATCAACTCTTTCACCTCGTAACATGCGCAGAGCGGCCGAACATCAGCATTCACGTCGTCCCAGCCGACGTCGGTGTACACGCTGGACTGTCAGGTCCGCTGTCGCTGGCGCACCTGGCGGACGGAAGTTGGGTCGGCCACCTCGAGAACCAGCTCGGCGGCGATGTCGTGTGCCGGACGGCCGACCTGGATACGCTTTTCGAGCGGTGGGAAAGCATTCGTAACGAGGCACTGTCACGGCGGCAGTCGCTGGAGCTGATCAAGGAAGTGGTGAATCAATGGACCTGA
- a CDS encoding DUF6457 domain-containing protein produces the protein MSRMDEWVAAACADLDLEPAQVPVPAVLDLARDVAHNVLRPGAPVTAYLLGLAVGRGADPAATAARLGELARGWSVEPGGEQPS, from the coding sequence ATGAGCCGGATGGACGAGTGGGTGGCCGCGGCCTGCGCCGACCTCGATCTCGAGCCCGCCCAGGTGCCGGTGCCGGCCGTGCTGGACCTGGCCCGGGACGTCGCGCACAACGTGCTGCGTCCGGGCGCGCCGGTCACCGCGTACCTGCTGGGGTTGGCGGTCGGCCGGGGCGCGGACCCGGCGGCGACCGCCGCCCGCCTCGGTGAGCTGGCCCGGGGCTGGTCGGTGGAACCGGGTGGGGAGCAGCCCTCCTGA
- a CDS encoding DUF397 domain-containing protein — protein sequence MDLSGAHWRKATRSGTSGGNCVEVADKLAGVVGVRDSKDPGGPALAFSPAAWRSFVADVPTRS from the coding sequence ATGGACCTGAGCGGCGCGCACTGGCGGAAAGCCACTCGTAGCGGCACCAGCGGCGGGAACTGTGTCGAGGTTGCCGACAAGCTTGCCGGCGTCGTCGGCGTACGGGATTCCAAGGACCCGGGTGGGCCGGCGCTGGCCTTCTCTCCGGCCGCCTGGCGCTCCTTCGTCGCCGACGTCCCCACCCGGAGCTGA
- a CDS encoding metallophosphoesterase, translating into MLAVLGFVGTLALITGLIHFYLWKRLVRDTTRPGRWRRIGAVGAGVLAVLVPSTMVATQNGLYWVAWPGYLWLAVMFYLLVVLVALELPMLTARLALRRRVAAAEPTAAAPEPALVGGAGAADPPAAEAVGQPDHDPARRLLLARGAAIFAGLTATGLTGYGVRTALGPPQLDRVRIPLAKLPRGMDGLRIATVSDIHLGPLRGRAHTERIVAAINRLDADLVAVVGDLVDGTVAELGGAAAPLRDLRSRYGSFFVTGNHEYYSGVEEWVQEVDRLGLRVLQNERLEIAARGGALDLAGVNDPSGEGGVGLAAGPDYAAALADRDPSRPVVLLAHQPVAAVEAAKFGVDLQLSGHTHGGQIVPFNWAVRLQQPVVSGLGEVDGTKVYVTNGAGFWGPPVRVGAEPQITLVELRST; encoded by the coding sequence GTGTTGGCGGTCCTGGGTTTCGTGGGCACCCTGGCGCTGATCACCGGACTGATCCACTTCTACCTGTGGAAGCGGCTCGTCCGGGACACCACCCGGCCGGGCCGCTGGCGGCGGATCGGCGCGGTCGGCGCCGGGGTGCTCGCCGTGCTCGTTCCGTCGACCATGGTGGCCACCCAGAACGGCCTCTACTGGGTGGCCTGGCCCGGTTACCTCTGGCTGGCGGTGATGTTCTACCTGCTGGTCGTGCTGGTCGCCCTGGAGCTGCCGATGCTGACCGCCCGGCTGGCGCTGCGCCGCCGGGTCGCCGCGGCCGAGCCGACCGCCGCCGCGCCGGAGCCGGCCCTGGTCGGGGGCGCCGGCGCCGCCGACCCGCCGGCTGCCGAGGCGGTCGGGCAGCCCGACCACGACCCGGCCCGCCGGCTGCTGCTGGCCCGCGGCGCGGCCATCTTCGCCGGGCTCACCGCCACCGGCCTCACCGGGTACGGCGTCCGCACCGCCCTCGGCCCGCCGCAGCTCGACCGGGTACGGATCCCGCTCGCCAAGCTTCCCCGCGGCATGGACGGCCTGCGCATCGCCACCGTCTCCGACATCCACCTGGGTCCGCTGCGCGGCCGGGCGCACACCGAGCGGATCGTGGCCGCCATCAACCGGCTCGACGCCGACCTGGTGGCGGTGGTGGGCGACCTGGTCGACGGCACGGTCGCCGAGTTGGGCGGGGCCGCCGCGCCGCTGCGGGACCTGCGTTCCCGGTACGGCAGCTTCTTCGTCACCGGTAACCACGAGTACTACTCCGGCGTGGAGGAGTGGGTGCAGGAGGTGGACCGGCTCGGCCTGCGGGTGCTCCAGAACGAGCGGCTGGAGATCGCCGCGAGGGGCGGCGCGCTGGACCTGGCCGGGGTGAACGACCCGTCCGGGGAGGGCGGCGTCGGGCTGGCCGCCGGCCCGGACTACGCGGCGGCGCTCGCCGACCGGGACCCGTCCCGGCCGGTGGTGCTGCTGGCCCACCAGCCGGTGGCCGCGGTCGAGGCGGCGAAGTTCGGGGTGGACCTGCAACTGTCCGGGCACACCCACGGCGGGCAGATCGTGCCGTTCAACTGGGCGGTCCGGCTCCAGCAGCCGGTGGTCTCCGGGCTCGGCGAGGTGGACGGCACGAAGGTCTACGTGACCAACGGCGCCGGCTTCTGGGGCCCGCCGGTGCGGGTCGGCGCGGAGCCTCAGATCACCCTCGTCGAGCTCCGCTCGACGTGA
- the fdhD gene encoding formate dehydrogenase accessory sulfurtransferase FdhD: MGRATDRRSVLRIELGSARRAVRRPDSLSVEEPLEIRVGPAGPGRRRPLAVTMRTPGDDLDLAIGFLLTEGLVRSADDVQTAQLCAGAETPNTYNVVDVVLAPGVPEPATDPARNFYTTSSCGVCGKASIDSVRTRSAYRIADDPVVASADVLAALPDTLRAAQRGFDRTGGLHAAGLFTVDGELAVLREDVGRHNAVDKVVGWAVRERRLPLAGHVLLVSGRASFELTQKAWMAGIPLLAAVSAPSSLAVDLAVEAGMTLVGFLRGDTMNVYAGEHRVTA, encoded by the coding sequence ATGGGACGGGCGACTGACCGACGTAGCGTGCTCCGTATCGAGTTGGGCTCTGCCCGGCGGGCGGTCCGCCGGCCGGACAGCCTCTCCGTCGAGGAGCCGCTGGAGATCCGGGTCGGCCCGGCCGGGCCGGGGCGGCGGCGTCCGCTCGCGGTGACCATGCGGACTCCCGGTGACGACCTGGACCTGGCGATCGGTTTCCTGCTGACCGAGGGGCTGGTCCGGTCGGCCGACGACGTGCAAACCGCCCAGCTCTGCGCCGGAGCGGAGACCCCCAACACGTACAACGTGGTGGACGTGGTGCTCGCCCCCGGGGTGCCGGAGCCGGCCACCGACCCGGCCCGCAACTTCTACACCACCAGCTCGTGCGGGGTGTGCGGCAAGGCGAGCATCGACTCGGTGCGTACCCGGTCGGCGTACCGGATCGCCGACGACCCGGTCGTGGCGTCGGCCGACGTGCTCGCCGCCCTACCGGACACCCTCCGTGCCGCCCAGCGTGGTTTCGACCGCACCGGCGGGCTGCACGCCGCCGGGCTGTTCACCGTCGACGGTGAGCTGGCGGTGCTGCGGGAGGACGTGGGCCGGCACAACGCGGTGGACAAGGTGGTCGGCTGGGCCGTGCGGGAACGCCGCCTGCCGCTGGCCGGGCACGTCCTGTTGGTCTCCGGTCGGGCCAGTTTCGAGCTGACCCAGAAGGCCTGGATGGCAGGGATTCCCCTGCTGGCGGCGGTGTCCGCGCCCAGCAGCCTCGCCGTCGACCTGGCCGTCGAGGCGGGGATGACCCTGGTCGGTTTCCTGCGGGGCGACACGATGAACGTCTACGCCGGCGAGCACCGGGTCACGGCCTGA
- a CDS encoding beta-propeller domain-containing protein — protein sequence MRRGIVTLAAVALVAGCTAGTPEPDRADQPTVGMRLVAFDSCADALADLRAAAKKSVNPFGLPGSLRDVVSAEGAAGQVYRTASAPPEHSTTNNHEAAADEPDQVKTDGTRIVTLTDDTLRVVDPARRAVTGTLALDTTGGPGRDATEGDWTGARLLLHGDRAVVFLRLHGMPGGRSADRVARPGPLAGGTKLFLVDLTGTPRVTGTYRIEGELVEARKVGDTARVVVRSYPDVAFPALDRDATDEERITANRAAIDQTPVETWLPRYEWTDGGGARHDGRLPCDRLSRPDGHSASAVLSLLSFDLGVGGLTDGEPVGVVAEGDTVYGTDRSLYVADRLGVAVDRTTVASLAGRPLSTEIHRFDLTAPGRPRYVASGTVPGYLVSQYAISEWEGHLRVATTIGSRRTGGETSSGVYVLRTDGPEMRRVGAVTGLGRDEEIFAVRYLGAAAYLVTFRQTDPLYALDLSDPTAPRTTGELKITGFSRHLQPLAGGRLLGVGQEADRRGRAQGLLVSLFDVTDPAKPTRIARYDQPELRSTADHDPKALLYWPATGLLVLPVVTHEWAGRGAVVLRADGTTLTEVGRITHPGDERRAGIERSLMVGDTLWTVSGAGLKATDPGTLADRAWLPTT from the coding sequence ATGAGACGGGGAATCGTCACGCTCGCGGCCGTCGCCCTGGTGGCCGGCTGCACCGCCGGAACTCCCGAGCCGGACCGCGCCGACCAACCGACCGTCGGCATGCGCCTGGTCGCCTTCGACTCCTGCGCCGACGCCCTGGCCGACCTGCGCGCCGCCGCCAAGAAGTCGGTCAACCCGTTCGGGCTGCCCGGATCACTGCGGGACGTCGTCTCCGCCGAGGGCGCCGCCGGCCAGGTCTACCGCACCGCGTCCGCTCCGCCCGAGCACTCCACCACCAACAACCACGAGGCCGCCGCCGACGAGCCCGACCAGGTGAAGACCGACGGGACGCGGATCGTCACGCTCACCGACGACACGCTGCGGGTGGTCGACCCGGCCCGCCGTGCCGTCACCGGGACGCTGGCCCTCGACACCACCGGCGGCCCGGGCAGGGACGCCACCGAGGGCGACTGGACGGGCGCGCGACTGCTGCTGCACGGCGACCGGGCCGTGGTGTTCCTCCGGCTGCACGGCATGCCCGGCGGCCGCTCGGCCGACCGCGTCGCCCGGCCCGGACCGTTGGCCGGCGGGACCAAACTGTTCCTGGTCGACCTGACCGGCACGCCCCGGGTCACCGGCACGTACCGGATCGAGGGTGAGCTGGTCGAGGCGCGGAAGGTCGGCGACACGGCCCGGGTGGTGGTGCGCTCGTACCCGGACGTCGCCTTCCCCGCGCTCGACCGGGACGCCACCGACGAGGAGCGGATCACCGCGAACCGGGCGGCCATCGACCAGACCCCGGTGGAGACGTGGCTGCCCCGGTACGAGTGGACCGACGGCGGCGGCGCGCGACACGACGGCCGGTTGCCCTGCGACCGGCTCTCCCGGCCCGACGGGCACTCCGCTTCGGCCGTGCTGAGCCTGCTCAGCTTCGACCTGGGCGTCGGAGGGCTGACCGACGGCGAGCCGGTCGGCGTGGTGGCGGAAGGCGACACCGTCTACGGCACCGACCGCAGCCTGTACGTCGCCGACCGCCTCGGCGTGGCCGTCGACAGGACCACGGTGGCGTCCCTGGCCGGGCGACCGCTGAGCACCGAGATCCACCGCTTCGACCTGACCGCGCCGGGTCGCCCCCGGTACGTCGCCTCCGGCACCGTCCCCGGGTACCTGGTCAGCCAGTACGCGATCTCCGAGTGGGAGGGGCACCTGCGGGTCGCCACCACCATCGGCAGCCGTCGGACGGGCGGGGAGACGAGCTCCGGGGTGTACGTGCTGCGTACCGACGGGCCGGAGATGCGCCGGGTCGGGGCGGTCACCGGGCTGGGCCGCGACGAGGAGATCTTCGCCGTGCGTTACCTCGGCGCGGCGGCGTACCTGGTCACGTTCCGGCAGACCGATCCGCTCTACGCGCTGGACCTGAGCGACCCGACCGCGCCCCGCACCACCGGCGAGCTGAAGATCACCGGCTTCTCCCGGCACCTGCAACCGCTGGCCGGGGGACGGCTGCTCGGCGTGGGCCAGGAGGCCGACCGGCGGGGCCGGGCGCAGGGCCTGCTGGTCTCGCTCTTCGACGTCACCGACCCGGCGAAGCCGACCCGGATCGCCCGCTACGACCAGCCGGAGCTCCGGTCGACGGCCGACCACGACCCCAAGGCCCTCCTGTACTGGCCGGCGACCGGGCTGCTGGTGCTGCCGGTCGTCACCCACGAGTGGGCCGGCCGGGGCGCGGTGGTGCTGCGCGCCGACGGCACGACCCTCACCGAGGTCGGCCGGATCACCCACCCGGGGGACGAGCGTCGGGCGGGCATCGAACGTTCGCTGATGGTCGGCGACACCCTCTGGACCGTCTCCGGCGCCGGCCTCAAGGCCACCGATCCGGGCACGCTCGCCGACCGGGCCTGGCTCCCGACGACCTGA
- a CDS encoding MoaD/ThiS family protein produces the protein MELTVRYFAGARAAAGRAEESAAAGRTLDELLDELAARHGDPLARVLRAASFLVDGVTCHDRRALLPAGVTVDVLPPFAGG, from the coding sequence ATGGAGCTCACCGTCCGCTACTTCGCGGGGGCCCGCGCCGCGGCCGGACGTGCCGAGGAGAGCGCCGCCGCCGGGCGTACGCTCGACGAACTGCTCGACGAGCTGGCCGCGCGGCACGGCGACCCGCTGGCCCGGGTGCTGCGGGCGGCGAGTTTCCTGGTCGACGGGGTGACCTGCCATGATCGTCGGGCGCTGCTGCCGGCCGGGGTCACGGTCGACGTCCTGCCTCCGTTCGCCGGGGGCTGA
- a CDS encoding fructosamine kinase family protein — MDLAYLRAHPAHLPTFLTHQRIRETPVTGGSICAAARLTLDDGHSVFAKSWPEGSDRPAPEGFFASEAAGLRWLRAADAVGVPEVLVALPELLALDWIEPGEPTPAAAERFGRELAALHRAGAPAFGADWPGFIGALPQDNTPDSGPWSTWFVRRRLTPYLRRSVDGGALTATETALVEQVIAGIGGYGGDEPPARVHGDLWPGNVVWGIDGRAWLVDPAAHGGHRETDLAQLALFGGVPHLDRVLAAYREAWPLADGWAARVPVHQLHLMLVHTALFGAGWREAVGRTARQALEAASGRANVER; from the coding sequence ATGGATCTGGCCTACCTGCGGGCGCACCCGGCGCACCTGCCGACGTTCCTGACCCACCAGCGGATCCGGGAGACGCCGGTCACCGGGGGGAGCATCTGCGCCGCCGCCCGGCTGACCCTGGACGACGGTCACTCGGTCTTCGCCAAGAGCTGGCCGGAGGGGTCGGACCGGCCGGCGCCGGAAGGGTTCTTCGCCAGCGAGGCGGCCGGCTTGCGCTGGCTGCGGGCGGCGGACGCGGTGGGCGTACCCGAGGTGCTGGTGGCGCTGCCGGAGCTGCTGGCGCTCGACTGGATCGAGCCCGGCGAGCCGACGCCCGCCGCCGCCGAGCGGTTCGGTCGCGAGCTGGCCGCCCTGCACCGGGCCGGCGCGCCCGCGTTCGGCGCCGACTGGCCGGGGTTCATCGGCGCGCTGCCGCAGGACAACACCCCCGACTCCGGGCCGTGGTCGACCTGGTTCGTTCGGCGTCGGCTGACGCCGTACCTGCGCCGCTCGGTCGACGGCGGCGCGCTCACCGCCACGGAGACCGCGCTGGTCGAGCAGGTGATCGCGGGCATCGGCGGGTACGGCGGTGACGAGCCGCCCGCCCGCGTCCACGGTGACCTCTGGCCCGGCAACGTGGTGTGGGGGATCGACGGCCGGGCCTGGCTGGTGGACCCGGCGGCGCACGGCGGCCACCGGGAGACCGACCTGGCGCAACTGGCGCTGTTCGGCGGCGTGCCGCACCTGGACCGGGTGCTGGCCGCCTACCGGGAGGCGTGGCCGCTGGCCGACGGCTGGGCGGCGCGGGTCCCGGTGCACCAGCTCCATCTGATGCTGGTGCACACCGCCCTGTTCGGCGCGGGCTGGCGGGAGGCGGTCGGCCGGACGGCCCGGCAGGCGCTGGAGGCGGCGTCCGGTCGCGCTAACGTCGAGCGATGA
- a CDS encoding GAP family protein, which translates to MNVASLLSLGGLALIDSTSIGTLFIPVWLLMTPGRVAAGRILAYLGAIAGFYFVLGLVLLLGGARLVELFGGVWDSPPLWWAQLVLGVGLFLLSFRYDGKRSAGSDRPLRWRDRATSGQTSVRWLVGLAVLAALAEVATMLPYLAALGLLGSADVGVAPSVLLLAAYCLVMVLPAVSLLVLRMAGPDWVGALLARLDNWITRKAGSITGWVLGIVGFLLAWDAAARLGFVEQLLNR; encoded by the coding sequence ATGAATGTGGCGTCGCTTCTCTCGCTCGGTGGGCTCGCGTTGATCGACAGCACCAGCATCGGCACGTTGTTCATTCCGGTCTGGCTGTTGATGACGCCGGGACGGGTGGCCGCCGGGCGGATCCTCGCGTACCTCGGGGCGATCGCCGGCTTCTACTTCGTCCTCGGGCTGGTGCTGCTCCTCGGCGGGGCTCGGCTCGTCGAGCTGTTCGGCGGGGTGTGGGACAGCCCGCCGCTGTGGTGGGCGCAACTGGTGCTCGGCGTGGGGCTGTTCCTGCTCAGCTTCCGCTACGACGGCAAGCGCAGCGCCGGCAGCGACCGGCCACTCCGCTGGCGGGACCGGGCCACCAGCGGCCAGACGTCCGTTCGCTGGTTGGTGGGGTTGGCGGTGCTGGCGGCGCTCGCCGAGGTGGCGACGATGCTGCCGTACCTCGCGGCGCTCGGTCTGCTGGGCTCGGCTGACGTGGGCGTCGCGCCCTCGGTGCTCCTGCTCGCCGCGTACTGCCTGGTCATGGTGCTGCCGGCGGTGTCGTTGCTGGTGCTACGGATGGCCGGACCCGACTGGGTCGGTGCGCTGCTCGCCCGCCTGGACAACTGGATCACCCGGAAGGCGGGCAGCATCACCGGTTGGGTGCTCGGCATCGTCGGTTTCCTGCTGGCCTGGGACGCCGCCGCCCGGCTCGGGTTCGTCGAGCAACTGCTCAACCGGTGA
- a CDS encoding Lrp/AsnC family transcriptional regulator, with translation MQMDAVDQRIIALLVADARASYAEIGNRVSLSAPAVKRRVDRLRSTGVIRGFTTVVDPAAVGWTTEAFVELFCAGRTTPAQIGVVARRHPEVVGAYTVSGEADALVHLRAADMGHLEQALERLRAEPFVTSTRSAIVLSRLVESPGVGPSAR, from the coding sequence TTGCAGATGGACGCTGTTGACCAGCGAATCATTGCGTTGCTCGTGGCCGACGCCCGCGCCTCGTATGCGGAGATCGGAAACCGGGTGTCGCTCTCCGCCCCGGCCGTCAAGCGTCGGGTCGACCGGCTCCGCTCCACCGGGGTGATCAGGGGATTCACGACCGTCGTCGACCCGGCGGCGGTCGGCTGGACCACCGAGGCGTTCGTGGAGCTGTTCTGCGCCGGCCGGACCACCCCGGCGCAGATCGGCGTGGTCGCCCGGCGACACCCCGAGGTGGTGGGCGCGTACACCGTGTCGGGCGAGGCGGACGCCCTGGTGCACCTGCGGGCCGCCGACATGGGCCACCTCGAACAGGCGCTGGAGCGGCTGCGCGCGGAACCCTTCGTGACGTCCACCCGCAGCGCCATCGTGCTCTCCCGCCTGGTCGAGTCGCCCGGCGTCGGCCCGTCCGCCCGCTGA